Proteins encoded by one window of bacterium:
- a CDS encoding redoxin domain-containing protein translates to MKKLLSMALGLLMLSTALVASDATAPETVQTATVDKAAPNFTLTDVNGKTHSLSDFKGKFVVLEWVNFDCPFVKKHYGAKNMQTLQAAYTKKEVVWLSICSSNKGKQGYFEGKELTDRITAEGHSASAYLIDTDGKVGKLYGAKTTPNMYVINPEGVLIYAGAIDNTPSPNPDDIKTSTNYVAAALDAAMAGKPVAVKTSAPYGCGVKY, encoded by the coding sequence ATGAAAAAATTACTGTCTATGGCGCTCGGACTGCTGATGTTGTCCACCGCACTGGTTGCATCGGATGCGACCGCTCCTGAAACTGTCCAGACTGCCACTGTCGATAAGGCGGCGCCCAACTTTACGTTGACCGATGTCAACGGCAAAACCCACTCGCTGTCTGACTTCAAAGGGAAATTTGTGGTGTTGGAATGGGTAAACTTCGATTGCCCGTTCGTCAAAAAGCACTACGGCGCAAAGAACATGCAGACGCTTCAGGCCGCTTACACCAAGAAGGAAGTTGTCTGGCTGTCCATCTGCTCCTCCAACAAAGGAAAACAGGGATACTTCGAAGGTAAAGAACTGACCGATCGGATCACCGCCGAAGGACACAGCGCTTCCGCTTATCTGATCGACACCGATGGTAAAGTCGGCAAGTTGTACGGCGCCAAAACCACGCCGAACATGTATGTCATCAACCCGGAAGGCGTTTTGATCTATGCCGGCGCGATCGACAACACGCCGTCGCCGAACCCGGATGACATCAAGACCTCGACCAACTATGTCGCAGCCGCGCTTGATGCCGCCATGGCCGGCAAGCCGGTTGCCGTCAAGACTTCCGCTCCCTATGGTTGCGGCGTGAAGTACTAG
- a CDS encoding DUF1697 domain-containing protein translates to MRYVAFLRAINVGGQTATKGELISVFESLGFEEIETFLASGNVIFTTGRTAPATLEKRIAAALEQSLGFAVATFLRTGDEVLSVVKYRPFPEKMLAEAPTLNIGFTAQPFSQKDAEAVDRFRSEIDQFHLHGREVYWLCDKRQSESKFNGGKLERALGRAVTFRSISSLTKLAEKHF, encoded by the coding sequence ATGCGATATGTAGCGTTTTTGCGGGCCATCAATGTCGGTGGACAGACCGCCACCAAAGGGGAGTTGATCTCGGTCTTTGAGTCACTGGGATTCGAAGAGATCGAGACCTTTCTGGCCAGCGGCAATGTGATCTTCACGACCGGCCGGACAGCTCCGGCGACGCTGGAGAAGAGAATCGCCGCCGCGCTTGAGCAATCGCTCGGATTTGCCGTGGCGACATTTCTCCGGACTGGCGATGAAGTTTTGTCGGTGGTGAAGTATCGGCCATTCCCGGAGAAGATGCTGGCGGAAGCACCCACCCTTAACATTGGATTCACCGCACAACCATTCAGCCAGAAAGATGCGGAAGCAGTCGATCGTTTCCGCAGCGAGATCGACCAGTTTCATCTGCATGGGCGTGAAGTCTACTGGCTCTGCGACAAGCGTCAGAGCGAATCGAAATTTAATGGCGGGAAGCTGGAACGGGCGCTTGGTCGGGCAGTCACGTTTCGGTCGATCAGCAGCTTGACCAAATTGGCAGAGAAGCACTTTTAG
- a CDS encoding enoyl-CoA hydratase/isomerase family protein, producing the protein MTCFDLQQSDNLAILTMTRGKVNAINPDFVRELDLLLTQIEQEPTVSAVILTGQAKFFSFGLDIPELYDLSPEEMTRFIRSFCDLYHRLFLFPKAIVGAINGHAIAGGCILATTCDRRIIADGNARLALNEVTFGASLFAGAVAMLQFACGTRNAEQILLTGTLLSPAEALQLGLVHQVVDSDRLLSQSTTYATELAANAGPHFASLKRLSRQPVADAWRIREPHSIDEWINIWYSEKTREQAKRIQIRQ; encoded by the coding sequence ATGACCTGCTTTGATCTCCAGCAGTCCGACAACCTCGCTATCCTTACCATGACTCGTGGCAAGGTCAACGCCATCAATCCGGACTTCGTCCGAGAACTCGACCTGCTGTTGACGCAGATCGAGCAGGAACCGACCGTCTCAGCAGTCATCCTGACCGGACAGGCGAAGTTTTTCTCATTTGGGCTGGATATCCCTGAACTCTATGACCTCAGTCCCGAAGAGATGACCCGCTTTATCCGCTCATTCTGCGATCTCTATCACCGGCTGTTCCTTTTCCCGAAAGCGATTGTCGGCGCGATCAACGGACATGCCATCGCCGGTGGTTGTATTCTCGCGACGACCTGCGATCGACGGATCATTGCCGATGGCAACGCCAGACTGGCGCTCAACGAAGTTACCTTCGGCGCGTCGCTCTTCGCCGGAGCGGTGGCGATGTTGCAGTTCGCCTGCGGCACACGCAACGCAGAACAGATTCTGCTCACAGGCACTCTGCTCTCTCCCGCGGAAGCTCTCCAGCTTGGGTTGGTACATCAGGTTGTGGATAGCGACCGGCTCCTCTCCCAGTCCACCACCTATGCCACCGAACTGGCCGCCAATGCCGGCCCTCATTTTGCCAGTCTGAAACGCCTTTCCCGCCAGCCGGTCGCCGATGCCTGGCGCATTCGCGAACCGCATTCCATCGACGAGTGGATAAATATCTGGTATTCTGAGAAAACTCGCGAGCAGGCAAAGCGTATCCAGATTCGCCAGTAA
- a CDS encoding thioredoxin family protein, with amino-acid sequence MDLQKRLLWMTCLFALALTLAATVQALPTRVGHLEVELVSPVRTVQPGQPFEVGLHFTLDDHWHLYWQNPGDAGLPPKMTWSLPDGFVVEPIRWPIPEKTITPPLASYGYSHELIVPLRITPPPTLAVGQTVTLSGKASWLVCREECVPGDAQLSLMLEVADHLQPDSIWAPKFAAIQYPSEADFAVQSDFDGTHFQLRFPLPDKSTAALVLAEFYSGDRGVIDHIASQPISIVDGSVQLTIPKNEYLIDRPDSLQGLLVLTNSDSTKSYVQFVSSLSEDQPVAVTATTTETSFWQAILFAFIGGLILNLMPCVLPVLSLKILGFVNHADATHTKPLHHGMIFTAGVLVSFWLLAGTLLFLKAGGEQLGWGFQLQSPIFLVVITSFIFLFGLNLLGLFELGTSFASAGAVAAGKTGFGGSFLNGVTATIVATPCTAPFMGSALGYSLAQPAWIAMLIFTSIALGMAAPYLALSASPKLLRYVPRPGRWMETFKQFLGFVLLATVLWLLWVLGIQIGTAGLIFILAALLLLAVAGWIIGRWDTLVATTRAKLLARGSALVLAAAALVIGISGASFENVAVATRSNEKGAIAWETFTPERVEELRTAGKPIFIDFTAAWCLSCQVNEKVAFSSADVQQRFLDLGIVPLKADWTARDQVIAQALARFGRNSVPLYVLYHNSATEPILLPEILTPGIVLEALNSITDLPANNSPTRQVTIHGEEPLKERS; translated from the coding sequence ATGGACCTGCAAAAGCGACTTCTTTGGATGACCTGCCTCTTCGCCCTTGCCCTGACTTTGGCGGCGACTGTTCAGGCGCTCCCGACCCGTGTCGGCCACCTCGAGGTCGAGCTGGTCTCTCCGGTCCGCACCGTGCAACCGGGTCAACCGTTTGAGGTTGGCCTCCATTTCACGCTGGATGACCACTGGCATCTCTACTGGCAAAATCCCGGCGATGCCGGCCTTCCTCCCAAAATGACCTGGTCGCTCCCCGACGGCTTTGTCGTCGAGCCGATCCGATGGCCCATTCCGGAGAAAACCATTACTCCTCCGCTTGCCTCCTATGGCTACTCGCACGAATTGATCGTCCCGCTCCGGATCACTCCCCCGCCCACGCTTGCGGTCGGCCAGACGGTAACCTTGTCTGGCAAAGCTTCCTGGCTGGTTTGCAGGGAAGAATGTGTCCCCGGCGATGCCCAACTCTCCCTGATGCTCGAGGTCGCGGACCACTTACAGCCCGATTCTATCTGGGCGCCGAAATTCGCCGCGATTCAATATCCGTCGGAAGCCGACTTTGCGGTCCAGTCCGACTTTGACGGTACTCATTTTCAGCTTCGCTTTCCACTCCCCGACAAATCAACAGCCGCTCTTGTCTTAGCAGAATTTTACTCCGGTGATCGCGGCGTCATTGACCATATCGCCAGTCAACCAATCTCGATTGTGGATGGATCTGTTCAACTGACAATCCCCAAAAACGAATACCTGATCGACCGCCCCGACAGCCTGCAGGGTCTGCTGGTCTTGACGAACAGCGATTCAACCAAAAGCTATGTCCAGTTTGTTTCCTCTCTCAGTGAGGATCAACCGGTCGCTGTCACCGCGACCACCACGGAAACCAGCTTCTGGCAGGCGATCCTGTTCGCCTTCATTGGCGGACTGATCCTCAATCTAATGCCCTGCGTTTTACCGGTCCTGTCGCTCAAAATCCTTGGCTTTGTGAATCATGCCGATGCTACCCATACCAAACCGCTGCACCACGGTATGATCTTCACCGCCGGTGTACTGGTCTCATTCTGGCTTTTGGCCGGCACACTTCTCTTTCTGAAAGCCGGTGGCGAACAACTGGGTTGGGGATTCCAACTCCAGTCGCCGATCTTCCTGGTCGTCATCACCTCGTTCATTTTTCTGTTTGGTCTGAATCTGCTTGGCCTCTTTGAACTTGGTACATCGTTCGCCTCCGCTGGTGCAGTTGCCGCAGGCAAAACCGGATTTGGTGGTTCTTTCCTCAATGGTGTAACCGCTACTATCGTTGCCACTCCGTGCACCGCTCCATTTATGGGATCCGCGCTCGGCTATTCGCTGGCGCAACCAGCCTGGATCGCCATGCTGATCTTCACCTCAATCGCCCTCGGCATGGCTGCGCCATATCTCGCGCTGTCAGCCTCGCCAAAACTGCTTCGCTATGTCCCGAGACCCGGACGTTGGATGGAGACCTTCAAGCAGTTCCTTGGCTTTGTGCTTCTCGCCACAGTGCTCTGGCTCCTCTGGGTACTCGGTATCCAGATCGGGACCGCCGGACTGATCTTTATCCTGGCCGCCTTGCTCCTTCTGGCCGTTGCCGGATGGATTATCGGTCGATGGGATACGCTTGTTGCTACCACCCGGGCAAAACTACTCGCTCGCGGTTCTGCTCTTGTATTGGCCGCCGCCGCGCTGGTCATCGGTATTAGTGGCGCGTCGTTCGAAAATGTCGCTGTCGCCACCCGTTCGAACGAAAAAGGGGCGATTGCCTGGGAGACCTTCACGCCGGAACGAGTCGAAGAATTGCGTACTGCCGGCAAACCGATCTTTATAGACTTCACCGCCGCCTGGTGCCTCAGTTGTCAGGTGAATGAAAAAGTTGCCTTTAGTTCGGCCGATGTTCAGCAGCGTTTTCTTGATCTCGGAATCGTTCCCCTCAAGGCGGACTGGACCGCGCGCGATCAGGTCATTGCCCAGGCGCTCGCTCGCTTTGGCCGAAACTCTGTCCCCCTCTATGTCCTCTACCACAACTCCGCCACTGAACCGATTCTTTTGCCAGAAATTTTGACTCCGGGAATTGTCCTCGAAGCTTTGAATTCCATAACCGACCTGCCTGCGAACAACTCGCCGACCAGACAGGTAACCATACACGGCGAGGAGCCACTGAAGGAGAGATCATGA